One genomic segment of Bradyrhizobium prioriisuperbiae includes these proteins:
- a CDS encoding CHAT domain-containing protein, whose translation MVHVPFVMRRSLAGKAGSLLLGLILILAPVVGKAQNNSSAMVAAGSDFEARKTAVAQKFHRGAVREAARDLRQFVNETGDKAAKTYLLRDLAEICNVAYDDVCVLAAVDEALKGAESDASLKSLTPDILASLVAIGAWRNNPAEMIPLLKTSLPAFNAATHPMATALGYLAAARFLLRHGQHRMVEDMTSVAVLALLQMSPLDGYGISRILVDLLDSMISQQDLVGAQSLVSITYPHLGRRLGREDPYRIKYIDLVGQLSAMTLRYKSAETNLAEAELLNARLDINDDTRMSRLAVDNGLRSLMLAMESQGDAARQVHAQHPLQPGKKDIIRRGSFDTIRELYFATSDVLMLSRVDNGSGAIPWTPIFEQQFPQRWSLSETEARDAESYRDFARGLLAMLQSKGEGAVLLRRAAQGRIDNFDAALRARSEGFQLPSVIDTIMVGAAGAVSDSAQHDLMLQGSEMVLRTLRHQLSDFALLLGAQRTDQARDAARSYQLGLAEKRNFELLQIKALLEGQPRDLGAVLRQYAELRGSFVRLRDELAARSDYAATSGLPSVKQVQDALGDNEVFVTYLPTLRGIGRLCVSKTTSVNSFGPMELQQLTVDTKLLRLALTADDAADDERDAQFPAIAAVRLGRHLFEGLDRCMTKGAHVNVALPLDMAGIPLAALLAEVPPRRGDGYDLKAARWLGNDYSFSVTVSARHLLGLKRAVAHQQAPRPYFGIGDPDLAPPPAATTVAAAGQTVFRDASQNRLQDLPPLPETAEELSAVRTLLGVDAQEVLTGQAATEQAFRSKDLGAYDVIHFATHGLLKDEVDGLTEPALVLTPKDSVNTSDDGLLSTSEITHLALNARLVVLSACNTAKIDTAAASLGVNDLQAAFSVAGVPALLAALWPVESGTARDLMTGFFQAWQRQPAKSASRALAEATRGYLAHADRAHQHPRFWAPFVVMGYGDTLPGRQ comes from the coding sequence ATGGTGCATGTCCCCTTTGTGATGCGGCGCAGCCTTGCGGGCAAGGCCGGCAGCCTGTTGTTGGGGCTCATTTTGATACTTGCTCCGGTTGTGGGCAAGGCCCAAAACAATTCTTCAGCCATGGTTGCCGCCGGGTCTGATTTCGAGGCGCGCAAGACCGCTGTGGCGCAGAAATTTCATCGCGGTGCGGTGCGCGAGGCGGCACGCGATCTGCGACAATTTGTCAACGAGACGGGGGACAAGGCCGCGAAGACCTACCTGCTGCGAGACCTCGCTGAGATCTGCAACGTGGCCTATGATGATGTCTGCGTGCTCGCGGCGGTCGATGAAGCGCTGAAGGGGGCCGAGTCCGACGCGTCGCTCAAATCATTAACGCCCGACATCCTGGCGTCGCTCGTAGCGATCGGTGCCTGGCGCAACAATCCGGCCGAAATGATCCCGCTGCTGAAGACCAGCCTGCCGGCCTTCAACGCCGCCACTCATCCCATGGCCACAGCGCTCGGTTACCTTGCTGCAGCTCGCTTCCTGCTCCGGCACGGGCAACACCGAATGGTTGAAGATATGACTTCGGTGGCGGTTCTGGCGTTGCTGCAGATGAGTCCGCTCGACGGATATGGCATCAGCAGGATTCTCGTCGATCTGCTGGATAGCATGATCTCACAGCAGGATCTTGTCGGAGCTCAATCGCTGGTGTCGATAACTTACCCTCATCTGGGCCGAAGGCTTGGGCGCGAGGATCCGTACCGGATCAAATATATCGACCTTGTGGGCCAGCTCTCCGCGATGACCTTGCGCTACAAGAGCGCGGAAACGAACCTCGCCGAGGCCGAGCTGCTGAACGCGCGTCTCGATATCAACGACGACACGCGAATGAGCCGGCTTGCTGTCGACAACGGCCTGAGATCACTGATGCTGGCAATGGAATCGCAAGGCGATGCCGCACGTCAGGTTCACGCACAGCATCCGTTGCAGCCTGGCAAGAAGGATATCATCAGGCGCGGCTCGTTCGACACCATCCGAGAGCTCTATTTCGCCACCTCCGACGTTCTGATGCTCTCGCGTGTGGACAACGGAAGCGGCGCGATACCGTGGACGCCGATTTTCGAGCAGCAGTTTCCACAACGATGGTCGTTGAGCGAAACCGAGGCGCGTGATGCTGAATCGTATCGCGATTTTGCGCGCGGGCTGCTGGCGATGTTGCAGTCGAAAGGCGAGGGGGCGGTTTTGTTGCGGCGGGCCGCCCAAGGCCGGATCGATAATTTCGATGCGGCGCTACGCGCGCGCTCCGAGGGCTTCCAGCTGCCGTCGGTCATCGACACAATCATGGTTGGCGCTGCTGGTGCCGTCTCCGACAGCGCCCAGCATGACCTTATGCTGCAAGGCAGTGAGATGGTGCTGCGGACGCTGCGCCATCAACTCAGCGACTTCGCACTGCTGCTTGGTGCCCAACGGACGGACCAGGCGCGCGATGCCGCGCGCTCGTATCAGTTGGGGCTGGCCGAGAAGCGGAACTTCGAACTGCTGCAGATCAAGGCGCTGCTGGAAGGGCAGCCGCGTGATCTGGGTGCCGTTCTGCGGCAGTATGCTGAATTGCGTGGATCATTCGTGCGGTTAAGAGACGAACTCGCTGCCCGCTCCGATTATGCAGCGACGAGCGGTCTTCCCAGCGTGAAACAGGTCCAGGACGCGCTCGGTGACAATGAGGTCTTCGTAACCTATCTGCCGACCTTGCGCGGGATTGGCCGGCTGTGTGTCTCGAAGACGACGAGTGTGAATTCATTTGGCCCCATGGAGCTTCAGCAGCTTACCGTAGATACCAAGCTCTTGCGTTTGGCGCTGACCGCAGACGATGCGGCCGACGATGAACGGGATGCGCAATTTCCGGCGATCGCGGCGGTGCGTCTCGGACGACACTTGTTCGAGGGCCTCGATCGCTGCATGACCAAGGGCGCACATGTGAACGTCGCGCTGCCGCTTGATATGGCCGGCATTCCGCTGGCGGCGCTGCTTGCGGAGGTGCCGCCGCGGCGCGGCGATGGCTACGATCTCAAGGCGGCCCGCTGGCTCGGCAATGACTATAGCTTCTCGGTAACGGTCTCGGCGCGCCATCTGCTCGGGCTCAAGCGCGCCGTTGCCCATCAGCAGGCGCCGCGGCCCTATTTCGGCATTGGCGATCCCGATCTTGCACCACCGCCGGCGGCGACCACGGTTGCCGCAGCCGGCCAGACGGTGTTTCGCGACGCCTCGCAAAACCGCCTCCAGGATCTGCCGCCGCTGCCCGAGACCGCGGAGGAGTTGTCCGCGGTGCGAACGTTGCTCGGTGTCGATGCGCAGGAGGTGCTGACCGGGCAGGCGGCGACTGAGCAGGCGTTCCGCTCGAAAGACCTGGGCGCCTACGACGTGATTCACTTCGCAACCCATGGCTTGCTGAAGGATGAGGTCGACGGATTGACCGAACCGGCGCTGGTGCTGACGCCGAAGGATTCGGTCAACACTTCCGACGACGGCTTGCTGTCGACGTCCGAGATCACACATCTCGCGCTCAATGCGCGGCTGGTGGTGTTGTCGGCCTGCAATACGGCCAAGATCGACACCGCTGCCGCCAGTCTCGGCGTCAACGATCTGCAGGCGGCGTTCTCGGTTGCGGGCGTGCCGGCGTTGCTGGCGGCGCTGTGGCCGGTGGAGTCCGGTACCGCCCGCGATCTGATGACCGGTTTCTTCCAGGCCTGGCAGCGGCAGCCCGCCAAAAGTGCGTCGCGTGCGTTGGCGGAGGCCACGCGCGGTTATCTGGCGCACGCGGACCGGGCGCACCAGCATCCGCGGTTCTGGGCTCCGTTTGTGGTAATGGGGTATGGGGACACGCTGCCTGGCCGGCAATAA
- a CDS encoding MbcA/ParS/Xre antitoxin family protein has translation MSLAPHYPTSRYEPSPLPDLASKSERERLSPSAIKAFLNIMATWKVRDEDARALLGGISNGPFYEMKKKPERTLDADALTRASYLVGIFKALNILYSEKLADAWVQRPNSNRIFGGQTPLGFMIRGGLPAMQTVRRLLDARRGGA, from the coding sequence ATGTCCCTCGCGCCCCACTATCCGACGTCTCGCTACGAGCCGTCGCCGCTTCCGGATCTCGCCTCCAAGAGCGAGCGCGAGCGGCTGAGCCCGTCGGCCATCAAGGCGTTCCTCAATATCATGGCGACGTGGAAGGTGCGTGACGAGGATGCGCGTGCGCTGCTCGGCGGCATCTCCAACGGGCCGTTCTACGAGATGAAGAAGAAGCCGGAGCGCACCCTGGATGCCGATGCGCTGACGCGGGCCTCGTATCTGGTCGGCATCTTCAAGGCGCTGAACATCCTTTATTCCGAGAAGCTCGCGGACGCCTGGGTGCAGCGGCCGAACAGCAACCGCATCTTCGGCGGCCAGACGCCGCTCGGCTTCATGATCCGGGGCGGCTTGCCGGCAATGCAGACGGTGCGCCGGCTGCTCGATGCGCGGCGGGGCGGGGCGTGA
- a CDS encoding RES family NAD+ phosphorylase has protein sequence MIPPTTLVRRNDTHRLIPSKYSEGGDSVLTRIADDDAHLADIFDLDNATNDRLIAENNLLPGIGIDELVFGVPYFRIVNAAFCHAHPQGSRFNGPDRGAWYAAFAVETSQAEIAYHKAIELAEVDWFEEEVTYDDYLADFSAQFHDICGAESSEIEACLAPDSYLASQDLALRLFDAGSLGIVYPSVRHARGTCIACFRPALVMNVRKGPTYRFVWDGRGLPEVLAV, from the coding sequence GTGATCCCGCCGACTACGCTCGTCCGCCGCAACGACACCCACCGCCTGATCCCCTCGAAATACAGCGAGGGCGGCGACAGCGTGTTGACGCGCATCGCGGATGACGATGCGCATCTCGCCGACATCTTCGATCTCGACAACGCCACCAACGATCGCCTCATTGCCGAGAACAACCTGCTGCCCGGCATCGGCATCGATGAACTGGTGTTCGGCGTGCCGTATTTTCGCATCGTCAACGCCGCGTTCTGCCACGCCCACCCGCAGGGCAGCCGCTTCAACGGGCCGGATCGCGGCGCCTGGTATGCGGCGTTCGCGGTAGAAACCTCGCAAGCGGAGATCGCCTATCACAAAGCGATCGAGCTTGCAGAGGTGGACTGGTTCGAGGAAGAGGTGACCTACGACGATTACCTCGCCGACTTCAGCGCACAATTCCACGACATCTGTGGCGCCGAGTCCTCAGAGATTGAGGCCTGCCTCGCTCCGGACAGCTACCTCGCCTCGCAGGATCTGGCACTGCGCCTGTTCGATGCGGGCTCGCTCGGCATCGTCTATCCCAGTGTCCGCCATGCGCGCGGTACCTGCATTGCCTGCTTCCGCCCGGCGCTGGTGATGAATGTGCGCAAGGGCCCGACGTATCGCTTTGTGTGGGACGGGCGAGGCCTGCCGGAGGTTTTGGCGGTTTAA
- a CDS encoding class I SAM-dependent methyltransferase, with translation MNVARTAAREMVRHLIYKTGSYDIITRFRAWRGRASEHLNGADLKSRFEAIYDTGVWQQGWHEATPGSGAGSSVAATVALREALPSLLNDLNAKTLLDVGCGDFSWMQHVSIGQRYIGIDVVGSVIETNARLYGQPGREFRNGDATVDELPDADVVLCREVLFHLSFVDIRKLLRNVLSKKRSYLITTSDRLTTFNSDIPTGDFRLLNVEARPLKFPPPDIVIDDSAVFSRRIIGVWDASRLSGILRGR, from the coding sequence ATGAACGTGGCAAGGACCGCCGCGCGAGAGATGGTTCGGCATCTAATCTACAAGACGGGCTCCTACGACATCATTACCCGGTTTCGAGCCTGGAGAGGCCGGGCGTCGGAGCACCTCAACGGCGCCGACCTGAAGTCCCGCTTCGAGGCGATCTACGATACCGGCGTCTGGCAGCAGGGCTGGCATGAAGCGACGCCGGGCTCAGGCGCAGGATCATCCGTTGCAGCGACGGTCGCACTTCGCGAGGCTCTCCCGTCGCTGCTGAACGATCTCAACGCCAAGACGCTGCTCGATGTCGGCTGCGGCGATTTCTCCTGGATGCAGCATGTGAGCATCGGACAGCGCTACATCGGAATCGACGTGGTCGGGTCCGTCATCGAGACCAACGCCAGGCTCTACGGGCAGCCCGGCCGAGAATTCCGCAACGGCGATGCGACCGTCGACGAGCTTCCGGACGCCGATGTCGTGTTATGCCGCGAGGTGCTGTTTCACCTGTCGTTCGTCGACATCCGGAAGCTTCTCAGAAACGTCCTGTCCAAGAAGCGATCGTATCTGATCACGACCAGCGACCGTCTGACGACTTTCAATTCCGACATTCCGACCGGTGATTTTCGCCTGCTGAATGTGGAGGCGAGGCCGCTGAAATTTCCGCCGCCGGACATCGTGATCGACGACTCCGCGGTGTTTTCCCGCCGCATCATCGGCGTCTGGGACGCGAGCCGCCTCAGCGGAATTCTGCGGGGGCGCTGA
- a CDS encoding efflux RND transporter periplasmic adaptor subunit, translating to MRGWKLALGGVVAVAAIAVTYVMTKHGVQLGENHAGAASPGGFAMPVPATKVVKKTIPIYREYTARTESIRNVTLQARVAGYVQAQPAADGADVKEGDLLYQIDPRDYQAALDQAKAQAQRDEAALDYAQSNYSRGSDLAKTGFLSKDSYDQRASTLHQAEAALTSDKAAIRTAELNLSYTQIRAPFNGRLGRNQAPVGTLMNVAGAALNTLVQLDPIYVTFNPSESDLVDIQKARAAGKIKTELLLPGDKEPRYHGELTFLDNTVDRSTGTITARATVGNPDFSLLPGQYARIRLKLGEQPDALLVPQIALGSSQLGKYVYVIGEGNKVDQRIVSVGPTEGEFVTITKGVAEGDQIITGNLQKIGPGAAVQPLPEKKAGT from the coding sequence ATGCGCGGTTGGAAATTGGCCCTCGGCGGCGTGGTTGCGGTAGCAGCCATCGCCGTCACCTATGTGATGACAAAGCACGGCGTTCAGCTCGGTGAAAATCATGCCGGCGCGGCAAGCCCCGGCGGCTTCGCCATGCCGGTACCGGCGACCAAGGTGGTGAAAAAGACAATCCCGATCTACAGGGAATACACGGCGCGGACGGAATCGATCCGCAACGTCACCCTGCAGGCGCGCGTCGCCGGCTATGTGCAGGCGCAGCCGGCCGCCGACGGCGCCGACGTCAAGGAAGGCGACCTGCTCTACCAGATCGATCCGCGCGACTACCAGGCGGCACTTGATCAGGCCAAGGCCCAGGCGCAGCGCGACGAGGCGGCGCTGGATTATGCGCAGTCGAACTACAGCCGCGGCTCGGATCTGGCCAAGACCGGCTTCCTCTCCAAGGACAGCTATGACCAGCGCGCCAGCACCCTGCACCAGGCGGAAGCGGCGCTGACCTCGGACAAGGCGGCGATCCGCACCGCCGAGCTCAATCTGAGCTACACCCAGATCCGCGCGCCGTTCAACGGCCGGCTCGGCCGCAACCAGGCCCCGGTCGGCACGCTGATGAACGTCGCGGGCGCGGCGCTCAACACGCTGGTGCAGCTCGATCCGATCTACGTCACCTTCAATCCGAGCGAGAGCGATCTCGTCGACATCCAGAAGGCGCGCGCAGCCGGCAAGATCAAGACCGAGTTGCTGCTGCCGGGCGACAAGGAGCCGCGTTACCATGGCGAGCTCACCTTCCTGGACAACACGGTGGACCGCTCGACCGGCACCATCACCGCGCGCGCCACCGTCGGCAATCCGGACTTCTCGCTGCTGCCGGGACAATACGCCCGCATCCGCCTGAAGCTCGGTGAACAGCCGGACGCGCTGCTGGTGCCGCAGATCGCGCTGGGCTCGAGCCAGCTCGGCAAGTACGTCTATGTGATCGGCGAAGGCAACAAGGTCGACCAGCGCATCGTCTCGGTGGGCCCGACCGAGGGAGAGTTCGTCACCATCACCAAGGGCGTGGCCGAAGGCGACCAGATCATCACCGGCAACCTGCAGAAGATCGGCCCCGGCGCCGCAGTACAGCCGCTGCCGGAGAAGAAGGCGGGGACGTGA
- a CDS encoding multidrug efflux RND transporter permease subunit, whose translation MVNFFIQRPIFASAIAVIMVLAGGICYFLLPVSQFPDITPPQVVVSANYPGASAQVVADTVTTPLEQQINGVQGMAYMSSTSSNDGSSTITITFDVGYSLDIAAVDVQNRVSQAAPVLPAIVNQAGVIIKKQNPNFVLIVNLISPDKSVDEIGLSNYAYLQIQDPLKRIPGVGDVQIFGERRYSMRVWLDPDKLANLGITAVDVQQAIAEQNVQVAAGKIGQSPSPPGTAFELQVNALGRLNDPEQFKDIVVRADPRDGSVVRLRDVARVELGALLYSSTTFSGDKPTVVLGVFQMAGSNALDLQHNVTKKMEELSKRFPKGIAYEMKYDTTRFVSAAMKDVLVTLGEALVLVVLVVFIFLQNWRTTIIPTIAIPVSLIATLVVMKMLGFSLNMLSLLGMVLAIGLVVDDAIVVVENVERQLEAGLKPLAAARKAMEEVTGPIIATTAVLMAVFIPVAFIPGVSGRLYNQFALTVAISVGISAFNSLTLSPALSAAFLRHRPPMNFVLFRWFNSGFNWLSHKYSDCIRSLVRWRWAMFALFIAGGVAAYVMSLRVPSAFLPVEDQGYFFVVIQLPDGSSLERTDAVAAKVKEKLMQEAGVSHVISVSGFNFLTNAAQSNAAVEFAILAPWEERNAHTSASKIVESVRPKLLQMPEAFVLSFEPPSIPGLGTTGGFEFQIQDLNNHGAVAINEATQALIAEARKQPELDAHQLFSSFSTSTPQYVYDLDRSKAKLLGLNLPDVFNTLQIYLGSLYVNDFNLFGRTFRVTLQADKDARSSSTDISRLYVRNSAGGMIPLNTLGTLKPIVGPETVTHYNNYGSALINGGPAPGFSSGQAVAAMERAAAAALPRDFGYEWTGITLQEQKAGSVATIVFALALVFVFLILAAQYESWAMPFMVLLAVPLALFGALAALWLRGMQTDVYSQIGFVMLIGLAAKNAILIVEFARRRREEGLGVVEAAMEAGRLRLRPILMTAFAFILGVVPLMIATGAGAASRQSIGTTVFGGMLAATILTLLFVPVFYAVIEQIRERALHIDDAAPAHGPAQDHAQAKPEAAE comes from the coding sequence ATGGTGAATTTCTTTATCCAACGTCCGATCTTCGCATCGGCGATCGCGGTCATCATGGTTCTGGCCGGAGGCATCTGCTACTTCCTGCTGCCGGTGTCGCAATTCCCCGACATCACCCCGCCGCAGGTGGTGGTGAGTGCGAACTATCCCGGCGCCAGCGCCCAGGTGGTCGCCGACACGGTGACGACGCCGCTCGAGCAGCAGATCAACGGCGTGCAGGGCATGGCCTATATGTCGTCGACCAGTTCGAACGACGGCTCCTCCACCATCACCATCACGTTTGATGTCGGCTACTCCCTGGATATCGCCGCGGTCGACGTGCAGAACCGCGTTTCCCAGGCTGCTCCGGTGCTGCCGGCGATCGTCAATCAGGCCGGCGTCATCATCAAGAAGCAGAACCCGAACTTCGTGCTGATCGTCAATCTGATCTCGCCCGACAAGTCGGTCGACGAGATCGGGCTCTCCAACTACGCCTATCTGCAGATCCAAGATCCGCTGAAGCGGATTCCCGGCGTCGGCGACGTGCAGATCTTCGGCGAGCGGCGCTATTCGATGCGGGTCTGGCTCGATCCGGACAAGCTCGCCAATCTCGGCATCACCGCGGTCGACGTGCAGCAGGCCATTGCCGAGCAGAACGTGCAGGTCGCCGCCGGCAAGATCGGCCAGTCGCCCTCGCCGCCCGGCACGGCGTTCGAGCTGCAGGTCAACGCGCTGGGGCGCCTGAACGACCCCGAACAATTCAAGGATATCGTGGTGCGTGCCGATCCGCGCGACGGCTCGGTGGTGCGGCTGCGCGACGTCGCCCGGGTCGAGCTCGGTGCTCTCTTGTATTCCTCGACCACGTTCTCCGGCGACAAGCCGACGGTCGTGCTCGGCGTGTTCCAGATGGCGGGATCGAACGCGCTGGACCTGCAGCACAACGTCACCAAGAAGATGGAGGAGCTGTCCAAACGCTTCCCCAAGGGCATCGCCTACGAGATGAAGTACGACACTACGCGGTTCGTCTCGGCCGCGATGAAGGACGTGCTGGTCACGCTCGGCGAAGCGCTGGTGCTGGTCGTGCTGGTGGTGTTCATCTTCCTGCAGAACTGGCGCACCACCATCATCCCGACCATCGCCATTCCGGTGTCGCTGATCGCCACCCTGGTGGTGATGAAGATGCTGGGCTTCTCGCTCAACATGCTCAGCCTTCTGGGCATGGTGCTGGCGATCGGCCTTGTGGTCGACGACGCCATCGTGGTGGTGGAGAACGTCGAGCGGCAATTGGAGGCCGGCCTCAAGCCGCTCGCCGCCGCCCGCAAGGCGATGGAGGAAGTCACTGGTCCGATCATCGCCACCACCGCGGTGCTGATGGCGGTGTTCATCCCGGTGGCCTTCATCCCCGGCGTCTCCGGCCGCCTTTATAACCAGTTCGCGCTGACGGTCGCGATCTCAGTCGGCATCTCCGCGTTCAACTCGTTAACACTGAGCCCCGCGCTGAGTGCCGCCTTCCTGCGCCACCGGCCACCGATGAACTTCGTGCTGTTCCGCTGGTTCAACAGCGGCTTCAACTGGCTGTCGCACAAATATTCCGACTGCATCCGTTCGCTGGTGCGCTGGCGCTGGGCCATGTTTGCCCTGTTCATTGCCGGCGGTGTCGCGGCTTATGTGATGTCGCTGCGGGTGCCCTCGGCGTTCCTGCCGGTGGAAGACCAGGGCTACTTCTTCGTGGTGATCCAGCTGCCGGACGGCTCGTCGCTCGAGCGTACCGACGCGGTCGCCGCCAAGGTGAAGGAAAAGCTGATGCAGGAGGCCGGCGTCTCCCACGTCATCTCGGTCAGCGGCTTCAACTTCCTCACCAATGCGGCGCAGTCCAACGCAGCGGTCGAGTTCGCCATCCTGGCACCGTGGGAAGAGCGAAACGCCCACACCAGCGCCAGCAAGATCGTGGAATCGGTGCGGCCCAAACTGCTGCAGATGCCGGAGGCGTTCGTGCTCAGTTTCGAGCCGCCCTCGATCCCGGGCCTCGGCACCACCGGTGGTTTCGAATTCCAGATCCAGGACCTCAACAACCACGGCGCGGTGGCGATCAACGAAGCAACGCAAGCGCTGATTGCGGAAGCCCGCAAGCAGCCGGAGCTCGACGCTCACCAGCTGTTCTCGTCGTTCTCGACCTCGACCCCGCAATACGTCTACGACCTCGACCGCAGCAAGGCGAAGCTGTTGGGCCTCAATCTGCCTGACGTCTTCAACACGCTGCAGATCTATCTGGGCTCGCTCTACGTCAACGACTTCAACCTGTTCGGCCGCACCTTCCGCGTCACCCTGCAGGCCGACAAGGATGCGCGGTCGTCCTCGACCGATATCTCCAGGCTCTATGTGCGCAACTCGGCCGGCGGCATGATCCCGCTGAACACGCTGGGCACACTGAAGCCGATCGTCGGCCCGGAGACGGTGACGCACTACAACAACTACGGCTCCGCGCTGATCAATGGCGGTCCGGCACCGGGCTTCAGCTCGGGACAGGCGGTCGCGGCCATGGAGCGTGCGGCGGCAGCCGCGCTGCCGCGGGATTTCGGTTATGAATGGACCGGCATCACGCTGCAGGAACAGAAGGCCGGCTCGGTCGCAACCATCGTGTTCGCGCTCGCTCTGGTGTTCGTGTTCCTGATCCTGGCGGCGCAATACGAGAGCTGGGCAATGCCGTTCATGGTGCTGCTCGCGGTGCCGCTGGCGTTGTTCGGCGCGCTGGCCGCACTCTGGCTGCGCGGTATGCAGACCGATGTCTACTCGCAGATCGGCTTCGTGATGCTGATCGGCCTCGCTGCCAAGAACGCGATTCTGATCGTCGAGTTCGCCAGGCGCCGGCGCGAGGAAGGCCTTGGCGTGGTGGAGGCGGCGATGGAAGCCGGACGGCTGCGGCTACGCCCGATCCTGATGACGGCGTTCGCCTTCATCCTCGGCGTGGTGCCGCTGATGATCGCGACTGGCGCAGGTGCGGCGAGCCGGCAATCGATCGGCACCACGGTGTTCGGCGGCATGCTGGCGGCGACAATCCTGACGCTGCTGTTCGTGCCGGTGTTCTATGCAGTGATTGAACAGATCCGGGAGCGCGCGCTGCACATCGACGATGCGGCGCCGGCGCACGGCCCGGCGCAAGATCATGCCCAGGCCAAGCCTGAGGCAGCGGAATAA
- a CDS encoding winged helix-turn-helix transcriptional regulator: MTSAKSTSLSARQNGCLADLEATLKCIEGRWKLVILSRLCEGAVLRFSQLERAIPNVSQKMLIQQLRDLERDGIVERIVHPQIPPKVEYTMTAAGKALGPVFQALLDWAALRKRSSGARKRPAMAVNQARLRKQSPRAGKTKRG; this comes from the coding sequence ATGACGTCGGCGAAATCCACATCTCTCTCCGCCCGGCAAAACGGCTGCCTCGCCGATCTCGAAGCAACGCTGAAATGCATCGAGGGACGCTGGAAACTCGTGATCCTCTCCCGTCTCTGCGAGGGCGCCGTGCTGCGCTTCTCCCAACTCGAACGCGCCATCCCGAACGTGTCGCAGAAGATGCTGATCCAGCAATTGCGCGACCTGGAGCGCGACGGCATCGTTGAGCGCATCGTGCATCCGCAGATTCCACCGAAGGTCGAATACACCATGACCGCCGCCGGCAAGGCCCTGGGACCGGTGTTCCAGGCATTGCTGGACTGGGCCGCGCTGCGCAAGCGGAGCAGCGGTGCGCGCAAACGCCCGGCGATGGCGGTCAACCAGGCTCGCCTGCGCAAACAGTCGCCGCGCGCCGGCAAAACGAAACGCGGCTAG
- a CDS encoding DMT family transporter, whose translation MTEIWGVLAAVASSALGGTSVAATRYVVGACDPLVLGAFRFGIGFILLLPIALVRGEQPPPPRDWLGIAGLGLLFFGLFPVLFNASLLFTTSARGALALSTLPLLTMVAGALLRIEPLTGRKTIGVLLATCGVAVALVSDIASAPAGAWRGDLLMVGAALCMALYNVWSKPFIRRAGAIAFTIMGMAAGSCVLMTISLARGGFAPVMNFDTAQWLAIGYLGLFGSAITFFLWAFALAHTTPTRVAISVTVNPITAAMVGALLLTEPIRWNLALGLVTVFAGIWIATTAGRSLAVAR comes from the coding sequence ATGACTGAAATCTGGGGCGTGCTGGCGGCGGTGGCGTCGAGCGCGCTGGGCGGAACATCTGTCGCGGCCACCCGCTATGTGGTGGGCGCCTGCGACCCGCTGGTGCTCGGCGCCTTCCGGTTCGGCATCGGCTTCATCCTGCTGCTGCCGATCGCACTGGTGCGCGGCGAACAACCACCGCCGCCCCGTGACTGGCTGGGCATCGCGGGGCTCGGGCTGCTGTTCTTCGGCCTGTTTCCGGTGCTGTTCAACGCCTCGCTGCTGTTCACCACCTCGGCCCGCGGTGCGCTCGCGCTGTCGACGCTGCCGCTGCTCACCATGGTGGCCGGCGCGCTGCTGCGGATCGAGCCGCTGACCGGCCGCAAGACCATCGGCGTGTTGCTCGCGACATGCGGCGTCGCAGTCGCGCTGGTGTCCGACATTGCCTCGGCGCCGGCCGGGGCCTGGCGCGGCGATCTCCTGATGGTCGGCGCCGCGCTGTGCATGGCGCTCTATAATGTCTGGTCGAAACCCTTCATCCGGCGCGCGGGCGCGATTGCCTTCACCATCATGGGCATGGCGGCCGGCTCCTGCGTCCTGATGACGATCTCGCTGGCCCGCGGCGGCTTTGCGCCTGTGATGAATTTCGACACGGCGCAATGGCTGGCGATCGGCTATCTCGGCCTGTTCGGCAGCGCCATCACGTTCTTTCTATGGGCCTTCGCGCTGGCCCACACCACACCGACCCGGGTGGCCATCTCAGTCACCGTCAATCCGATCACCGCCGCGATGGTGGGCGCGCTGCTGCTGACCGAGCCGATCCGCTGGAATCTGGCGCTGGGTCTTGTCACGGTGTTCGCCGGAATATGGATTGCGACCACGGCAGGGCGATCGCTTGCTGTCGCGCGATAA